One Aneurinibacillus migulanus genomic region harbors:
- a CDS encoding transposase, which translates to MRRHYSLHFKHEVIRKALEMRDYSLVARKYQISSLTIYRWIREYKEGKYES; encoded by the coding sequence GTGAGAAGGCATTATTCTTTACATTTTAAACATGAGGTTATTAGAAAGGCGTTGGAGATGAGAGATTATAGTTTAGTAGCTAGGAAATACCAAATAAGCAGCTTAACGATATATCGTTGGATACGCGAATATAAGGAGGGAAAATATGAATCGTGA
- a CDS encoding S-layer homology domain-containing protein encodes MKATFNKVLTTTAVLSMVLTPGAVWAADDTATSATPTKPAVTEQQKTPAFPDLNTAASWAREQITQAKEMGWIGGYPDGKFYPLNNLTRREAAIIMSGALELKLPDKTVSSYPDVKVWGIKEIEAVKEAGLMVGKEEGKFNPDDKITRQELAIILVKAAKISTEGKGDNLTIADADKVWPDAKPYVQVAMDSKLMIGYNNHFNPRDTATRQEMAVMAVNLANVLKDNNTPSEQAGTVAGVTADTLTLNDQSYKLTDAVKGIFNEKNAAALKDAQVKVEVDGGKNVTKVKGLELTAAGQAPEEGKPEFSGNLTLDGNQAIVEGDVAVRANYISLHNLTVKGNLTVAKEVQNDFEAKSVTVEGNTLIEGGDTNTVVFENSKLKGVQVAKENVKVNFKGNSSIETVEVAKNAELAADQGISLPKVTVKDGVNALKVNVMIDELTLPEKVKVEEIISNYEEAKNWIGKVNGEAHAYNVYKFVTEGVPTSYEARELLSQAPADGKTAAEVFAGMQPVKVSLAVDKDNAHAYEGHVRIQPSDVEGVQLWAQDTEGKWWDINKTGWGPAEGFKLNLDLKTDVYVVAQEGTHTIPLKLEDVDKQYGAANNVIVQTNLELKAEPKAEKPADNQDAK; translated from the coding sequence GTGAAAGCGACATTCAACAAGGTATTAACAACCACTGCAGTTCTTTCTATGGTATTAACTCCTGGAGCAGTCTGGGCTGCTGATGATACGGCAACGTCTGCGACTCCGACAAAGCCTGCTGTTACAGAGCAGCAGAAAACACCAGCATTTCCGGATTTGAATACGGCTGCATCATGGGCTCGTGAGCAAATCACCCAGGCCAAGGAGATGGGCTGGATCGGCGGATATCCAGATGGAAAGTTCTACCCGCTGAATAATCTGACGCGCCGGGAAGCAGCTATTATTATGTCTGGTGCATTGGAACTCAAATTGCCAGATAAGACCGTCTCTTCTTATCCGGATGTAAAGGTATGGGGAATTAAGGAGATTGAAGCGGTAAAAGAAGCCGGCCTGATGGTGGGCAAAGAAGAAGGAAAATTTAACCCTGACGATAAGATTACGCGCCAGGAACTGGCGATTATTCTCGTAAAAGCAGCAAAAATCAGCACAGAAGGAAAAGGGGATAACCTGACCATTGCAGATGCTGATAAAGTATGGCCGGATGCGAAGCCATACGTGCAGGTAGCTATGGATTCTAAGCTGATGATTGGATATAATAACCACTTCAATCCGAGAGATACAGCAACACGTCAAGAGATGGCTGTTATGGCTGTCAACCTTGCGAACGTGCTGAAAGATAATAATACGCCTTCAGAGCAAGCTGGTACAGTAGCAGGTGTAACTGCTGATACGCTGACATTGAACGATCAGTCATACAAGCTGACTGATGCCGTAAAAGGTATTTTCAATGAGAAGAATGCGGCTGCGCTAAAAGATGCTCAGGTAAAAGTGGAAGTAGATGGGGGTAAAAACGTCACAAAGGTAAAAGGTCTGGAGCTTACCGCAGCAGGACAAGCCCCAGAGGAAGGGAAGCCGGAATTCAGTGGCAATCTGACGCTGGATGGAAACCAGGCGATTGTCGAAGGTGACGTAGCGGTGCGTGCGAATTACATATCGCTTCATAATCTGACGGTGAAAGGCAATTTAACGGTTGCTAAGGAAGTGCAGAACGATTTCGAAGCGAAAAGCGTAACAGTGGAAGGCAATACGCTGATCGAGGGCGGAGATACGAATACAGTTGTATTCGAGAACTCAAAGCTGAAAGGCGTACAGGTTGCCAAGGAGAATGTAAAGGTTAACTTTAAAGGCAATTCTTCTATTGAGACGGTGGAGGTAGCGAAAAACGCAGAGCTTGCGGCCGATCAAGGCATATCCCTGCCGAAGGTTACTGTCAAAGACGGTGTGAATGCGCTAAAAGTTAATGTGATGATTGATGAGCTGACTCTGCCGGAAAAAGTGAAAGTGGAAGAAATCATCAGTAACTACGAAGAAGCGAAGAACTGGATCGGTAAAGTGAATGGAGAAGCTCACGCGTATAATGTGTACAAGTTCGTAACAGAAGGTGTACCTACAAGCTATGAGGCACGTGAGCTGCTGAGCCAGGCTCCGGCTGACGGCAAGACTGCTGCTGAGGTATTCGCAGGCATGCAGCCGGTAAAAGTAAGCCTGGCAGTAGACAAAGATAATGCGCATGCGTATGAAGGTCATGTACGTATTCAACCATCTGATGTTGAAGGTGTACAGCTGTGGGCACAGGATACAGAAGGAAAATGGTGGGATATCAATAAGACAGGCTGGGGTCCAGCAGAAGGCTTCAAGCTGAATCTGGATTTGAAAACAGATGTGTATGTTGTGGCACAGGAGGGAACCCATACGATTCCTCTGAAGCTGGAAGATGTAGATAAGCAATACGGCGCGGCTAACAATGTAATTGTGCAGACGAATCTTGAGCTGAAAGCCGAGCCAAAAGCGGAGAAGCCAGCCGATAATCAAGACGCAAAATAA
- a CDS encoding methyl-accepting chemotaxis protein, translating into MSKKQGRLQSMTKHTKLTIKNRLILSCVLLVVLPSLIIGIVAYGKAKREIESQLIFSAAESVEYVNSTIDNLLKNKIVDANYFSKQINASMIQGKDSPLIRARLSQYIDTHPDSPSVFVGTASGLMIQEPQVKQPEGYDPRTRDFYKKAMENKGRTVITEPYVSSSSGEVVVSVAQTLADGSGVFAFTLNLDHISDLAKNIKVGHEGYIFILDKSKKVIAHPTEKAGVELKEDFFSSFYEKDNGTLTYTFKGEDKKSAFATNQLTGWKIGGTMSASEVDKQASGIFYTTLFVIAGALLLAFIAIFFISRSIVRPLQVLQRSTEKISQGDLTEQVDTSKRDEIGDLARNFQTMVSSLRTLIYQVREKSEQVSASAQQLTASSEQTSQAIEQVAVITQEVAAGSEEQAQSVTESATAIHQMSEGMRDIASYVRQVSASAASTSEAAQEGNVSIRHAVQQMKAIQDTVRRLGENIERLGSRSEEIGQIVGVIGNIASQTNLLALNAAIEAARAGEQGKGFAVVADEVRKLAEESASSAQQISDLIQRIQQETAQALSSMETATQNVMEGIEVVNVSGDSFAHIEKAVDGAAKQISEVSAATEDISLNTDQIVHSIDVITKVTEKATEGTQSISAATEEQLAAMEEIASSSSALSKMAEELQVLVAKFKV; encoded by the coding sequence ATGAGTAAAAAGCAGGGCAGGCTGCAATCGATGACAAAGCATACGAAACTTACGATTAAAAATCGTCTCATTCTATCCTGCGTTTTGTTAGTCGTGTTACCAAGCCTCATAATAGGAATAGTCGCTTATGGAAAAGCAAAAAGAGAAATCGAAAGTCAGCTTATATTTAGTGCAGCGGAAAGCGTTGAGTATGTAAATAGCACAATTGATAACTTGCTGAAAAATAAAATCGTTGATGCTAACTATTTTTCCAAGCAAATTAATGCTTCGATGATTCAAGGAAAAGACAGTCCATTGATTCGTGCCAGGCTAAGTCAATATATTGATACCCATCCTGATAGCCCGAGTGTTTTTGTTGGGACAGCAAGTGGTCTGATGATTCAGGAGCCGCAGGTAAAGCAGCCCGAAGGATATGATCCGCGAACAAGGGACTTTTATAAGAAAGCAATGGAGAACAAAGGTCGTACTGTCATTACCGAACCGTATGTTTCATCAAGTTCGGGCGAGGTTGTTGTTTCTGTTGCACAGACGCTGGCAGACGGCTCCGGTGTTTTTGCTTTTACGCTTAATCTCGATCATATTAGCGATTTAGCCAAGAATATTAAGGTAGGGCATGAGGGATACATATTCATTTTGGATAAGTCTAAAAAAGTTATTGCTCATCCGACGGAAAAAGCAGGCGTAGAATTAAAGGAAGACTTCTTCTCTTCCTTCTATGAGAAAGATAATGGCACGTTAACGTATACGTTTAAAGGCGAGGACAAAAAATCAGCTTTTGCCACGAATCAGCTAACCGGCTGGAAGATTGGTGGTACGATGAGTGCGAGTGAAGTAGATAAACAGGCCAGTGGCATTTTTTATACAACTTTATTTGTGATTGCAGGGGCCTTGCTTCTTGCTTTTATTGCGATTTTCTTTATCAGTCGTTCCATTGTACGGCCCTTGCAAGTTTTGCAGCGTTCTACAGAGAAGATTAGCCAGGGGGATTTGACGGAACAGGTTGATACGTCAAAAAGAGATGAAATCGGGGATTTGGCAAGGAATTTCCAGACGATGGTTAGCAGCTTACGTACTCTTATTTACCAGGTTCGTGAAAAGTCGGAACAAGTATCAGCTTCCGCTCAGCAGTTGACAGCTAGTTCCGAACAAACGTCGCAGGCGATTGAGCAGGTAGCGGTTATTACACAGGAAGTGGCTGCGGGAAGTGAAGAGCAAGCACAAAGTGTAACGGAGAGTGCTACGGCGATTCATCAAATGTCTGAGGGGATGCGAGATATTGCATCCTATGTCCGACAGGTTTCCGCATCCGCAGCCAGCACTTCTGAGGCTGCTCAGGAAGGAAATGTATCGATTAGGCATGCGGTTCAGCAGATGAAGGCAATTCAAGATACGGTTCGGCGGCTGGGTGAGAATATTGAACGTCTGGGCAGTCGCTCGGAAGAAATCGGCCAAATTGTAGGTGTTATCGGCAATATTGCTTCCCAGACCAACCTTCTCGCTCTGAACGCAGCTATCGAAGCGGCAAGAGCAGGTGAGCAGGGGAAAGGATTTGCGGTTGTAGCTGATGAAGTGCGAAAGCTGGCGGAAGAGTCAGCAAGCTCGGCCCAACAGATTTCAGATTTGATTCAACGGATTCAACAGGAAACGGCACAAGCGTTATCTTCGATGGAGACTGCCACACAAAATGTTATGGAAGGTATAGAAGTTGTAAATGTTTCGGGTGATTCTTTTGCTCATATCGAGAAGGCGGTCGATGGTGCAGCCAAGCAAATAAGCGAAGTATCAGCTGCTACTGAGGACATATCATTAAATACGGACCAGATTGTTCACTCGATTGATGTGATTACGAAAGTGACAGAAAAGGCGACAGAAGGTACGCAAAGCATCTCGGCTGCTACTGAAGAACAGCTTGCGGCCATGGAGGAAATTGCTTCTTCCTCGTCGGCTTTAAGCAAGATGGCTGAAGAGCTTCAGGTTCTTGTGGCAAAATTTAAAGTGTAA
- a CDS encoding S41 family peptidase has translation MNKKMRKLLVWGALVTSISGAALPAWAAESAQQEKGDNPYAAQEARIHEVLTQVMEKHLNDRLDVKRLTDGAIRGMLEETGDPYSTYFTEKEFEDLHNDLEGMYVGIGIYIQQQDGKLIIQSIFEDTAAAKADLQEGDEVVAVDGRRTYGKSTEQVMELMKGEPDSSIMLTVKRDGKERTVALKREAMQFSPVDSLMLDNKIGYIALYGFSENSGEIFHKHLSKLESDGMKGLIIDLRDNGGGYVKAALEIADIFVDNGPLVHVKNREGKQTDIRATPGAMKVPMAVLVNGKTASASEMLIGALQDYKVGTVIGTKTFGKGVVQDLMPLEKGGILRLTVDEYFSPQMNKINGKGIMPDIVIEKPDDQLMRAITYLNGSTALRLNSDGTVSVAGFPAAEGMAKKIGTQWFIALRPFAELYKCQVYWDDSSQQAVFRCGDTTRKYSVKDNPYVRNENGTIWVALDKLNNDFPAIYVEKRDQNIFVHVK, from the coding sequence TTGAACAAAAAAATGAGAAAGTTACTTGTCTGGGGAGCACTAGTAACCAGCATTAGCGGCGCTGCTCTGCCAGCCTGGGCGGCAGAAAGCGCGCAGCAGGAAAAGGGGGATAATCCGTACGCCGCTCAGGAGGCCCGTATTCATGAGGTGCTTACACAGGTGATGGAGAAGCATCTGAATGATAGGCTGGATGTCAAGCGTTTGACAGATGGTGCGATCCGGGGAATGTTAGAGGAAACTGGTGATCCGTATAGTACGTATTTTACAGAAAAGGAATTTGAAGATCTTCACAATGATTTGGAAGGGATGTATGTCGGGATTGGGATATACATACAGCAACAGGATGGAAAGCTGATTATTCAGAGCATCTTTGAAGATACAGCGGCGGCGAAGGCCGATTTGCAGGAGGGAGACGAGGTTGTAGCGGTGGACGGTAGAAGAACATATGGGAAATCTACCGAACAGGTGATGGAATTGATGAAGGGGGAGCCTGATTCATCTATCATGCTAACCGTGAAACGGGATGGCAAGGAGCGTACTGTGGCATTGAAACGGGAGGCGATGCAATTCTCTCCGGTGGATAGTCTGATGCTGGACAATAAAATCGGCTACATCGCGCTTTATGGCTTCTCCGAAAACAGTGGAGAGATATTCCACAAGCATCTATCCAAGCTGGAAAGTGACGGCATGAAGGGGCTCATTATCGATTTACGTGATAACGGTGGCGGATATGTAAAGGCAGCGCTAGAGATTGCAGATATATTCGTCGATAATGGTCCGCTGGTACACGTGAAGAACCGGGAAGGAAAACAGACTGACATTCGAGCAACACCGGGAGCGATGAAGGTTCCTATGGCTGTGCTGGTGAATGGAAAGACAGCCAGCGCTTCGGAAATGTTGATCGGTGCGCTACAGGATTATAAGGTAGGCACCGTCATCGGGACAAAAACATTCGGTAAGGGCGTTGTACAGGATCTCATGCCGCTTGAGAAGGGCGGTATCTTAAGACTGACGGTGGATGAGTACTTTTCACCGCAGATGAATAAGATTAACGGTAAGGGTATTATGCCCGATATTGTAATAGAAAAGCCGGATGACCAACTGATGAGAGCCATCACCTATTTAAACGGTTCAACCGCGCTTCGTCTGAATTCGGACGGTACGGTGAGCGTAGCTGGTTTTCCAGCGGCGGAAGGAATGGCTAAGAAGATAGGTACGCAGTGGTTTATTGCACTCCGTCCATTCGCCGAGCTGTACAAATGCCAGGTGTATTGGGACGATTCAAGTCAGCAGGCCGTCTTCCGTTGTGGCGATACGACGCGTAAGTATTCGGTGAAAGATAATCCGTATGTGCGCAATGAGAACGGAACGATTTGGGTTGCACTCGACAAGTTGAATAATGATTTCCCCGCTATTTATGTGGAAAAACGTGATCAGAACATTTTCGTACATGTGAAGTAA
- a CDS encoding phosphodiester glycosidase family protein, with protein MKYWKENSLHLVQIPNSMRMELVPCLPEGELLIHTYARLKKEGRKLPILLMNANFFHLDGGYSISGMKYSNGTIIERSLGGYFVYCDPSGEVRIDTKQGKRIGDFAGMRWALESSPLLLPSLETSAYMEATIASEEHPRTAIGIAEDSVILAVTDGRPAGLTCRKLADMLRQAGCHTALNLDGGRSSQLVVEGKQVNRQWLRRKVYAALTVYS; from the coding sequence ATGAAATATTGGAAGGAAAATTCTCTGCACCTGGTACAAATCCCGAACAGCATGCGAATGGAGCTTGTCCCGTGCCTACCGGAAGGGGAATTATTAATCCATACATACGCTCGACTAAAAAAAGAAGGAAGAAAATTGCCGATACTATTAATGAACGCCAATTTCTTTCACCTGGATGGTGGATATTCTATCTCCGGCATGAAGTATAGCAATGGTACGATTATCGAACGTTCGCTGGGTGGATACTTCGTCTATTGCGATCCATCGGGAGAGGTGCGGATTGATACGAAGCAAGGGAAGCGAATTGGTGATTTTGCCGGGATGCGGTGGGCGCTTGAGTCCTCGCCTTTGCTGCTGCCAAGCCTGGAAACGAGTGCATATATGGAAGCGACCATCGCTTCAGAGGAGCATCCTCGTACCGCCATCGGAATTGCGGAAGATAGTGTGATTTTAGCGGTGACCGACGGAAGACCCGCAGGATTGACATGCCGGAAACTGGCCGATATGCTGCGCCAGGCGGGATGCCATACCGCACTGAATCTGGACGGTGGCCGTTCCTCGCAATTAGTAGTGGAAGGTAAGCAGGTGAATCGTCAGTGGCTGCGGCGTAAGGTTTATGCAGCATTGACAGTTTATTCATAG
- a CDS encoding sensor histidine kinase has protein sequence MAEANINIHVLDEVMERTISSVEQSKEKIFDIAENAHKERNHISLELEALKDEIERVIAQTDHLEIKARQARQKLANISRSFRQYSESDIREAYEEASQMQIKLSLSRDKELRLRQRRDELERRHRNILQTIEKSENLISQIGLVLNYLQGDLRKVGIALESAQQQQLLGIQIIQAQEEERKRVARDIHDGPAQSMANVTLRSEIVEKMLNQNRIDEAKVELRLLKELTRASLVDVRKIIFDLRPMALDDLGLVPTLRKYLEEYHKRHGIHVKLTLLTPERRLQNSIEVAVFRLIQESLNNTAKHAQAKHVEVRLEFKPNAVHSIVTDDGIGFDQSTKAERPQFGIMGMKERVKLLQGKMTIHSKPGEGTSVLFHIPFRIQEKDNDHSNEQTTP, from the coding sequence ATGGCCGAGGCCAACATTAATATCCACGTACTCGATGAAGTTATGGAACGTACGATTTCATCGGTGGAGCAAAGTAAAGAGAAGATTTTCGACATTGCGGAGAATGCGCACAAAGAGCGCAATCACATTAGCCTCGAACTGGAAGCCCTGAAGGATGAAATTGAAAGGGTGATTGCCCAGACGGATCACCTGGAGATAAAAGCAAGGCAAGCACGCCAGAAGTTGGCGAATATTAGCCGCAGCTTTCGCCAATACAGTGAATCCGATATTCGCGAAGCCTATGAAGAAGCCAGCCAGATGCAAATTAAGCTATCGCTATCAAGAGATAAGGAACTGCGCCTCAGGCAACGTCGGGATGAACTGGAGCGCCGCCATCGGAATATCCTGCAGACCATCGAGAAATCGGAGAATTTGATTTCCCAGATAGGTCTTGTGTTAAACTACCTGCAGGGTGACCTGAGAAAGGTGGGAATTGCTCTGGAGTCGGCCCAACAGCAGCAACTGCTCGGGATTCAGATTATCCAGGCGCAGGAAGAAGAGCGCAAGCGGGTAGCTCGTGATATTCATGACGGTCCCGCTCAATCAATGGCGAATGTGACACTGCGAAGTGAAATTGTTGAGAAAATGCTGAATCAAAATCGAATTGACGAGGCAAAGGTGGAGCTCCGGTTATTAAAAGAGCTTACAAGGGCAAGTCTTGTAGATGTAAGGAAGATTATCTTCGATCTGCGTCCAATGGCTCTCGATGACCTCGGACTTGTGCCTACGCTTCGTAAGTATTTGGAAGAATACCACAAACGCCATGGCATCCATGTGAAGCTTACATTGCTTACACCGGAACGTCGTCTGCAGAATTCGATTGAAGTTGCCGTGTTTCGTCTGATTCAGGAGTCCCTGAATAACACAGCGAAGCATGCGCAGGCCAAGCATGTGGAAGTGCGGCTAGAGTTTAAACCGAATGCGGTACACTCTATTGTCACAGACGATGGCATCGGATTCGATCAGTCAACGAAGGCGGAACGGCCGCAATTTGGAATTATGGGGATGAAGGAAAGGGTAAAGCTTTTGCAAGGTAAGATGACGATTCATTCTAAGCCTGGAGAAGGGACAAGCGTTCTGTTCCATATTCCCTTTCGCATTCAAGAGAAAGACAACGATCATAGCAACGAACAAACAACACCTTAA
- a CDS encoding sigma-70 family RNA polymerase sigma factor: MWKAGKMKVRAIHAGPVAVDCRRGMKEWDWTSFFEEYEPLIEKWVARFPPGPLREEAKQEARIACWKRLPYYDEQRGMALSSYLFLSVKGTVINWYAREKRWRERHCLPSLPASHEEEGAERMELLLGTTDHDMEEELIWQAWMTYLSQEEARCVSLHIREGMTLREAAERLGIPYERAKKQKQRAMQKLRIAAEKG, encoded by the coding sequence ATGTGGAAAGCCGGTAAGATGAAGGTGCGCGCAATACATGCGGGACCGGTCGCCGTAGATTGTAGGAGAGGCATGAAGGAATGGGATTGGACAAGCTTTTTTGAAGAGTATGAGCCACTGATTGAGAAGTGGGTGGCACGTTTTCCACCGGGGCCTTTGAGAGAAGAGGCGAAGCAGGAGGCACGGATCGCGTGTTGGAAGAGACTTCCCTATTACGATGAACAACGTGGGATGGCTCTTTCCTCGTACCTCTTTCTTTCTGTGAAAGGAACCGTAATCAACTGGTATGCCCGGGAGAAGAGGTGGAGAGAGCGGCACTGCTTGCCTTCACTTCCTGCATCGCATGAGGAAGAAGGCGCGGAGCGGATGGAACTGCTGCTTGGGACAACAGATCATGATATGGAGGAGGAATTGATATGGCAGGCATGGATGACGTATCTGTCACAGGAAGAGGCCAGATGTGTGTCGCTGCACATTCGTGAAGGAATGACATTGCGCGAGGCAGCCGAACGGTTAGGTATTCCGTATGAACGCGCGAAAAAGCAAAAGCAGCGTGCCATGCAGAAATTACGGATAGCCGCAGAGAAAGGATAG
- a CDS encoding response regulator encodes MTDQKISILLVDDHKLFREGVKRILEMEESFEIVGEASDGEEACQMAADFQPDVILMDINMPKMTGVQATQRIKERAPESRIIILSIHDDENYVYKSLRSGAAGYLLKEMDSDALIDAINSVAAGEAYIHPKVTGKLISEFRRLSTIEHSHDENVLLSDVSELGGTDKESNILALTPREREVLQLMAEGKSNRMIGEELFISEKTVKNHVSSILQKLDVQDRTQAVVMSIKNGWVKLS; translated from the coding sequence ATGACGGACCAAAAGATCTCGATTTTACTAGTAGATGACCACAAATTGTTTCGTGAAGGCGTGAAGCGAATTCTGGAGATGGAAGAGAGCTTTGAAATCGTCGGAGAAGCGTCGGATGGGGAAGAAGCATGTCAGATGGCGGCAGATTTCCAACCGGACGTTATCTTGATGGATATCAATATGCCGAAGATGACCGGCGTACAGGCGACACAGCGCATTAAGGAACGCGCTCCTGAATCGCGTATTATCATCCTGTCGATTCACGATGATGAGAACTATGTATATAAGTCCCTGCGTTCCGGCGCGGCGGGCTACCTGCTGAAAGAGATGGATTCTGATGCGCTCATCGATGCGATTAATTCGGTGGCTGCAGGCGAAGCCTATATTCATCCGAAAGTAACAGGCAAGCTTATTAGCGAATTCCGTCGTCTCAGCACAATCGAGCATAGTCACGATGAGAACGTTCTCCTCAGCGATGTGAGTGAACTTGGCGGAACGGACAAGGAAAGCAACATTCTGGCTCTGACGCCGCGTGAGCGCGAAGTACTCCAGCTGATGGCTGAAGGAAAAAGCAACCGCATGATCGGTGAAGAGCTATTCATTAGTGAGAAAACGGTTAAAAACCATGTCAGCAGTATTCTGCAGAAGCTAGATGTACAAGACCGTACGCAGGCGGTCGTTATGTCGATTAAGAACGGCTGGGTTAAATTGTCTTAA
- the metK gene encoding methionine adenosyltransferase gives MKKGRHLFTSESVTEGHPDKICDQVSDAILDAILDKDPNARVAAETSVTTGMVLVAGEITTSCYVDIPKVVRETIREIGYTRAKYGFDADTCAVLTSIDEQSPDIAQGVDQALEAREGQMTDEQIEAIGAGDQGLMFGFACNETPELMPLPISLAHKLSRRLTEVRKNGTLAYLRPDGKTQVTVEYEGDKPVRVDTIVISTQHDPAVSLEQIQQDLKEHVIKPIVPTEFLDDATKYFINPTGRFVIGGPQGDAGLTGRKIIVDTYGGYARHGGGAFSGKDPTKVDRSGAYAARYVAKNIVAAGLAEKCEVQVAYAIGVAQPVSISVDTFGTGKVEEDILVQLVRKHFDLRPAGIIKQLDLRRPMYRGTAAYGHFGRNDLNVPWEQTDKAEILKKEASELSAR, from the coding sequence CTGAAAAAAGGCCGTCATCTCTTCACATCAGAATCGGTTACGGAAGGACATCCGGATAAGATTTGTGACCAGGTTTCTGATGCAATTCTCGATGCAATTCTCGACAAAGATCCAAACGCACGCGTAGCGGCGGAAACTTCCGTAACGACAGGTATGGTACTCGTAGCGGGCGAGATTACGACAAGCTGCTATGTAGACATCCCTAAGGTGGTTCGCGAAACCATCCGTGAAATCGGATATACGCGCGCTAAGTACGGCTTCGATGCTGACACTTGCGCAGTGTTGACTTCTATTGACGAACAATCTCCTGACATCGCGCAGGGTGTTGACCAGGCGCTTGAAGCGCGCGAGGGTCAAATGACGGATGAACAAATCGAGGCAATCGGTGCGGGTGACCAGGGCTTAATGTTCGGATTTGCCTGCAACGAAACGCCGGAATTAATGCCACTTCCGATTTCGCTGGCACACAAGCTGTCCCGTCGCCTCACGGAAGTCCGCAAGAACGGCACGCTTGCATACTTGCGTCCGGACGGAAAAACCCAGGTTACAGTGGAGTATGAAGGCGACAAGCCAGTACGCGTAGATACGATTGTTATCTCCACGCAACATGACCCGGCTGTTTCTCTGGAGCAAATCCAGCAAGATCTGAAAGAACATGTAATCAAACCGATTGTTCCGACAGAATTCCTGGATGATGCTACGAAGTATTTCATTAACCCAACTGGTCGTTTCGTTATCGGTGGACCGCAGGGTGATGCCGGTCTTACCGGTCGTAAAATCATCGTTGATACGTATGGCGGGTACGCTCGTCATGGCGGCGGTGCATTCTCCGGCAAGGATCCGACAAAAGTAGACCGTTCCGGCGCGTACGCGGCTCGCTACGTAGCCAAGAACATTGTCGCAGCAGGATTAGCGGAGAAGTGTGAAGTTCAAGTGGCTTATGCGATTGGTGTAGCACAGCCTGTTTCCATCAGCGTGGATACGTTTGGCACTGGCAAAGTGGAAGAAGACATCCTAGTGCAACTTGTTCGTAAACATTTTGACCTCCGTCCGGCTGGTATTATTAAGCAGCTTGACTTGCGTCGTCCGATGTACCGCGGAACTGCTGCGTACGGACATTTTGGCCGCAATGACCTAAATGTACCATGGGAACAAACAGACAAAGCGGAAATCCTTAAGAAAGAAGCATCAGAATTGTCTGCTCGTTAA
- a CDS encoding competence protein ComK → MTELLPKTKAVEMFMLYGHLFHPGQLQGRGEITVLYIGPEEYYTECTVTQFCKRLIRECHIDEELVRRFARETLGQRKHVPLILQRDFVLIPFGYPGFSNPYHRTVYACHSSVETYTVNSEDSLCTLVLRDRHTFELACSRRQLMRQLRNAEHVRNRYITRSRPPLN, encoded by the coding sequence ATGACTGAGTTATTGCCGAAGACGAAAGCGGTTGAGATGTTTATGCTGTATGGGCATCTATTTCATCCTGGACAATTGCAAGGAAGGGGTGAGATTACGGTGCTGTATATCGGACCGGAGGAATATTATACAGAATGCACGGTCACGCAGTTTTGTAAGCGATTAATCAGAGAGTGTCATATTGATGAGGAGCTTGTGCGCAGGTTTGCCCGCGAGACGCTTGGACAGCGTAAGCATGTACCCCTGATTTTGCAACGGGATTTCGTTCTCATACCTTTTGGCTATCCTGGATTTTCTAATCCTTATCATCGTACAGTGTATGCATGTCATTCTTCGGTTGAGACGTATACCGTGAATTCGGAAGATTCACTCTGCACACTCGTTCTAAGAGATCGTCACACATTCGAGCTTGCGTGCTCACGCAGGCAGCTGATGAGGCAATTGCGTAATGCCGAGCATGTACGTAACCGATACATAACACGAAGCCGACCTCCGTTAAATTAA